In Phoenix dactylifera cultivar Barhee BC4 chromosome 11, palm_55x_up_171113_PBpolish2nd_filt_p, whole genome shotgun sequence, the following are encoded in one genomic region:
- the LOC103713779 gene encoding grpE protein homolog 2, mitochondrial-like isoform X1 has product MGPYKYVPELWTKKQPDVMRFLQRVRCWEYRQLHSIVRDASPMRPDTAQHLGYKAKQHAPCQSSRFLRHSALTDSTFQRFGFSSTASPQPTEKEGNQPADQSNASQNRSEVGANTTSTEATDDSTAQEPTQDADAEPELSYDDLVKLVVEKEELLKLKHEEIEKMQDKVLRSYAEMENVIDRTKREAENSKKFAVQNFAKGLLVVADNLGRASLVVKESFLKIDASKDSAGAIPLLKTLLEGVEMTEKQLSEVFKKFGVEKYDPINEQFDPNRHLAVFQVPDASKPPGTVAAVLKAGYMIYDRVLRPAEVGVTKDLDNETDQSSSA; this is encoded by the exons ATGG GGCCATACAAGTACGTACCGGAGCTATGGACGAAGAAGCAGCCGGACGTGATGCGGTTCCTGCAGCGGGTGAGGTGCTGGGAGTACCGGCAGCTCCACTCCATCGTCCGAGACGCCAGCCCGATGCGCCCCGACACGGCGCAACACCTCGGCTACAAGGCCAAGCAG CATGCTCCCTGCCAGTCGAGTCGATTTCTGAGACATTCAGCTCTCACAGATTCAACCTTTCAAAGATTTGGCTTTTCATCCACGGCATCTCCACAACCAACTGAGAAGGAGGGTAACCAGCCTGCAGACCAGAGTAATGCTTCACAGAATAGATCAGAAGTTGGAGCTAATACCACATCGACTGAGGCTACCGATGATTCTACTGCTCAAGAGCCAACACAAGATGCAG ATGCAGAGCCTGAACTATCCTATGATGATTTGGTAAAGCTAGTTGTTGAGAAAGAAGAGTTACTGAAGCTAAAGCATGAGGAAATTGAGAAAATGCAGGATAAGGTCCTACGCAGCTATGCTGAAATGGAGAATGTTATAGACAGAACAAAACGTGAGGCAGAAAACTCTAAAAAATTTGCAGTACAA AACTTTGCCAAGGGCTTACTCGTTGTTGCTGACAATCTGGGAAGGGCTTCATTGGTTGTCAAGGAAAGCTTCTTGAAGATTGATGCATCCAAAGACTCTGCTGGAGCTATCCCTCTCCTGAAAACTCTACTCGAGGGTGTTGAGATGACTGAAAAACAACTTTCAGAG GTGTTTAAGAAGTTTGGGGTGGAGAAATATGATCCAATAAATGAGCAATTTGATCCAAACAGGCATCTGGCAGTGTTCCAAGTACCTGATGCTTCAAAACCACCTGGCACTGTTGCTGCTGTTTTGAAG GCTGGTTACATGATATATGATCGCGTTCTTCGCCCAGCTGAAGTTGGTGTAACTAAAGACTTGGACAATGAGACAGATCAAAGTTCCAGTGCATGA
- the LOC103713779 gene encoding grpE protein homolog 2, mitochondrial-like isoform X2 — MRFLQRVRCWEYRQLHSIVRDASPMRPDTAQHLGYKAKQHAPCQSSRFLRHSALTDSTFQRFGFSSTASPQPTEKEGNQPADQSNASQNRSEVGANTTSTEATDDSTAQEPTQDADAEPELSYDDLVKLVVEKEELLKLKHEEIEKMQDKVLRSYAEMENVIDRTKREAENSKKFAVQNFAKGLLVVADNLGRASLVVKESFLKIDASKDSAGAIPLLKTLLEGVEMTEKQLSEVFKKFGVEKYDPINEQFDPNRHLAVFQVPDASKPPGTVAAVLKAGYMIYDRVLRPAEVGVTKDLDNETDQSSSA, encoded by the exons ATGCGGTTCCTGCAGCGGGTGAGGTGCTGGGAGTACCGGCAGCTCCACTCCATCGTCCGAGACGCCAGCCCGATGCGCCCCGACACGGCGCAACACCTCGGCTACAAGGCCAAGCAG CATGCTCCCTGCCAGTCGAGTCGATTTCTGAGACATTCAGCTCTCACAGATTCAACCTTTCAAAGATTTGGCTTTTCATCCACGGCATCTCCACAACCAACTGAGAAGGAGGGTAACCAGCCTGCAGACCAGAGTAATGCTTCACAGAATAGATCAGAAGTTGGAGCTAATACCACATCGACTGAGGCTACCGATGATTCTACTGCTCAAGAGCCAACACAAGATGCAG ATGCAGAGCCTGAACTATCCTATGATGATTTGGTAAAGCTAGTTGTTGAGAAAGAAGAGTTACTGAAGCTAAAGCATGAGGAAATTGAGAAAATGCAGGATAAGGTCCTACGCAGCTATGCTGAAATGGAGAATGTTATAGACAGAACAAAACGTGAGGCAGAAAACTCTAAAAAATTTGCAGTACAA AACTTTGCCAAGGGCTTACTCGTTGTTGCTGACAATCTGGGAAGGGCTTCATTGGTTGTCAAGGAAAGCTTCTTGAAGATTGATGCATCCAAAGACTCTGCTGGAGCTATCCCTCTCCTGAAAACTCTACTCGAGGGTGTTGAGATGACTGAAAAACAACTTTCAGAG GTGTTTAAGAAGTTTGGGGTGGAGAAATATGATCCAATAAATGAGCAATTTGATCCAAACAGGCATCTGGCAGTGTTCCAAGTACCTGATGCTTCAAAACCACCTGGCACTGTTGCTGCTGTTTTGAAG GCTGGTTACATGATATATGATCGCGTTCTTCGCCCAGCTGAAGTTGGTGTAACTAAAGACTTGGACAATGAGACAGATCAAAGTTCCAGTGCATGA